The Salinispora tropica CNB-440 genome has a window encoding:
- a CDS encoding glycosyltransferase family 2 protein: MRNDAVDSTRRSLPDEVSVAALVVTHNRRHQLRACLSALGAQTRPIDEILVYDNSSTDGSVRMVRRDFPAVTVESSPRNSGGAGGFSRGLDILIRRGHTFVWLLDDDALPCSDALAPLLHAMTSTGGTAPGFVASTVLSHAGDPIDSHVPARITAEANQGLPTPPNTYPAAYATFVGVLVNLAVARRTYLPIADFFIWWDDYEYTARLQSIAGGLGCTASVVLHPDKPEWLSDLGPRLRYAVRNRLWIIHGRRRGLASPHARQRAASGLWTDVRSYARCARRKDQFVWWLGRALAEGLLTRPRLVRPGASRTDTPTAGGGSG; this comes from the coding sequence GTGCGCAATGACGCCGTCGACTCGACCCGTCGGTCGCTGCCGGATGAGGTCTCCGTCGCTGCCCTCGTCGTCACCCACAACAGACGCCACCAGCTCAGGGCCTGCCTGTCGGCGCTGGGAGCGCAGACGCGCCCGATCGATGAGATCCTGGTGTACGACAACTCCTCGACCGATGGCAGCGTCAGGATGGTGCGCCGGGACTTCCCCGCCGTCACCGTGGAGAGCAGCCCGCGCAACTCCGGCGGTGCCGGAGGATTCTCCCGCGGGCTCGACATCCTGATCCGCCGTGGGCACACGTTCGTCTGGCTGTTGGACGATGACGCCCTGCCGTGCTCCGACGCCCTGGCGCCGCTGCTGCACGCGATGACGTCCACCGGTGGGACCGCGCCCGGGTTCGTCGCCTCGACGGTCCTGTCGCACGCAGGCGACCCCATCGACAGTCACGTCCCCGCGCGCATCACGGCCGAGGCGAACCAGGGGCTGCCCACGCCGCCGAACACGTACCCCGCGGCCTACGCCACCTTCGTGGGGGTGTTGGTCAACCTCGCCGTGGCCCGGCGTACGTACCTGCCGATCGCGGACTTCTTCATCTGGTGGGATGACTACGAGTACACCGCCCGGCTGCAGTCGATCGCCGGCGGTCTCGGCTGCACCGCCAGCGTGGTGCTGCACCCGGACAAGCCGGAGTGGCTGTCAGACCTTGGCCCGCGGCTGCGCTACGCGGTTCGAAACCGATTGTGGATCATCCATGGCCGCCGGCGTGGGCTGGCCTCACCACATGCCCGACAGCGGGCGGCCAGCGGTCTGTGGACCGATGTACGGTCGTATGCGCGGTGTGCCCGCCGTAAGGACCAATTCGTGTGGTGGCTCGGTCGTGCCTTGGCCGAGGGCCTGCTGACCCGTCCCCGGTTGGTCCGACCCGGCGCGAGTCGGACCGACACCCCGACGGCAGGCGGGGGTTCTGGGTGA
- the betA gene encoding choline dehydrogenase: MTTQRYDYVIVGGGSAGSALADRISADPGNRVLVLEAGRPDYPWDVFIHMPAALPFPIGSRFYDWQYNSEPEPHMHGRRIYHARGKVLGGSSSINGMIFQRGNPLDYERWAADPGMETWDFAHCLPYFNRMESALGADPDDPFRGHDGPLVLERGSAENPVIQAMLAAAEQAGYPRTTDVNGAQQEGFAPFDRNVRRGRRFSAAQAYLRPAMKRPNLEVRTRAFVTRVIFQGTRAVGVEYTRGRGTTPHRVYANEVILSGGAINTPQLLQLSGVGNADELRGLGIDTVANLPGVGENLQDHLEVYIQHACTQPVTIQPYLNWRYAPWIGAKWLFGRTGLGATNHFEAGGFVRSNDTVDYPNLMFHFLPIAVRYDGTSPAGDHGYQVHIGPMYSDARGSVKIVNRDPRVHPALRFNYLSTEQDRREWVEAVRVTRDILGQPALAPFSGGEISPGPEVQTDEEILDWVAREGETALHPSCTAKMGTDDMSVVDPTDMRVHGVTGLRVVDASVMPYVTNGNIYAPVMMVAEKAADLILGNTPLAPSPLDYYRHDRGSSAVA; this comes from the coding sequence GTGACAACCCAACGTTACGATTACGTCATCGTTGGTGGCGGTTCTGCCGGTAGCGCGCTCGCCGACCGGATCTCCGCCGACCCGGGCAACCGGGTTCTGGTCCTGGAGGCGGGGCGTCCCGACTACCCGTGGGACGTCTTCATCCACATGCCGGCGGCGCTGCCGTTTCCGATCGGGAGCCGGTTCTACGACTGGCAGTACAACTCGGAGCCGGAACCGCACATGCACGGGCGGCGCATCTACCACGCCCGGGGCAAGGTACTGGGCGGGTCGAGCAGCATCAACGGGATGATCTTCCAGCGGGGCAACCCGTTGGACTATGAGCGGTGGGCCGCTGATCCGGGTATGGAGACCTGGGACTTCGCTCACTGTCTGCCGTACTTCAACCGGATGGAATCCGCCCTGGGGGCGGATCCGGACGACCCGTTCCGGGGCCACGACGGTCCACTGGTGCTGGAGCGTGGCTCCGCGGAGAACCCGGTGATCCAGGCCATGCTCGCGGCGGCGGAGCAAGCCGGCTACCCGCGCACCACCGACGTCAACGGTGCGCAGCAGGAGGGTTTCGCCCCGTTTGACCGGAACGTTCGTCGTGGTCGGCGGTTCTCCGCGGCCCAGGCCTACCTGCGCCCGGCGATGAAGCGACCCAACCTCGAGGTACGTACCCGCGCCTTCGTCACCCGCGTCATCTTCCAGGGCACCCGCGCCGTGGGTGTCGAGTACACCCGCGGCCGGGGGACGACTCCCCACCGGGTGTACGCCAACGAGGTGATCCTCAGCGGTGGGGCGATCAACACGCCGCAGTTGCTGCAACTGTCCGGCGTGGGTAACGCCGACGAGCTGCGCGGCCTGGGCATCGACACCGTCGCGAACCTGCCCGGGGTGGGCGAGAACCTGCAGGACCACCTGGAGGTCTACATCCAGCACGCCTGCACCCAGCCAGTGACGATCCAGCCCTACCTGAACTGGCGATACGCGCCGTGGATCGGCGCTAAGTGGCTGTTCGGACGGACGGGTCTGGGCGCCACCAACCACTTCGAGGCGGGGGGCTTCGTCCGGAGCAACGACACCGTCGACTACCCGAACCTGATGTTCCACTTCCTGCCGATCGCGGTCCGCTACGACGGCACGTCCCCCGCCGGTGACCACGGCTATCAGGTGCACATCGGGCCGATGTACTCCGACGCCCGCGGCTCGGTCAAGATCGTCAATCGTGACCCTCGGGTGCACCCGGCCCTGCGGTTCAACTACCTCTCCACCGAGCAGGACCGACGGGAGTGGGTGGAGGCGGTCCGGGTGACCCGCGACATCCTCGGCCAGCCGGCGTTGGCGCCGTTCAGCGGTGGTGAGATCTCCCCCGGGCCCGAGGTCCAGACCGACGAGGAGATCCTCGACTGGGTCGCCCGCGAGGGGGAGACCGCGCTGCACCCGTCCTGCACGGCCAAGATGGGGACCGACGACATGTCTGTGGTTGACCCCACCGACATGCGGGTGCACGGGGTGACCGGGTTGCGGGTGGTGGACGCCTCGGTGATGCCCTACGTCACCAACGGGAACATCTACGCCCCGGTCATGATGGTCGCCGAGAAGGCGGCGGACCTCATCCTGGGCAATACGCCGTTGGCGCCGTCGCCACTCGACTACTACCGGCACGACCGCGGTTCGTCGGCGGTGGCATGA
- a CDS encoding ABC transporter permease — protein MTFLEYLQSRRELLVAQTLEHATIVLMSVALATVIGVLIALWTYRNPRARAIATGTAAAMLTIPSFALLGLLIAPLGLGYAPTLVALTMYALLPILRNTIVGLTEIDPALTEAARGIGMSRLRSLATVEIPLSWPVILTGIRVSTQMTMGIAAIGAYVGGPGLGNQIFSGLSNLGGVNSLNQALVGTVGVIVLALTVDLALALLGKLTQAGQRPKLFRPRLARRPALTPSTAVPSPSLGGRE, from the coding sequence ATGACGTTCCTGGAATATCTACAGAGCCGGCGTGAGCTGCTAGTCGCGCAGACCCTCGAACACGCGACCATTGTGCTGATGTCCGTTGCCCTGGCGACGGTCATCGGCGTCTTGATCGCCCTCTGGACCTACCGCAACCCACGCGCCCGGGCCATCGCGACGGGTACGGCCGCGGCCATGCTCACCATCCCGTCATTCGCACTGCTCGGCCTACTGATCGCACCGCTTGGGCTGGGCTACGCGCCCACACTGGTGGCCCTCACCATGTACGCCCTGCTACCGATCCTTCGGAACACCATCGTGGGCCTGACCGAGATCGACCCGGCCCTGACCGAGGCCGCGCGAGGAATCGGCATGAGCCGACTCCGGTCTCTGGCCACTGTGGAGATCCCACTCTCCTGGCCGGTAATCCTGACCGGGATTCGAGTGTCCACCCAGATGACGATGGGGATCGCCGCGATCGGGGCCTACGTCGGCGGCCCGGGACTGGGCAACCAGATCTTCTCCGGCCTGTCCAACCTCGGCGGCGTGAACTCCCTGAACCAGGCTCTGGTCGGCACGGTCGGCGTCATCGTTCTGGCCCTCACCGTCGACCTGGCCCTCGCCCTCCTGGGCAAGCTGACCCAGGCCGGGCAACGACCGAAGCTGTTCCGCCCCCGCCTGGCTCGCCGCCCAGCGCTCACGCCCAGCACGGCAGTCCCTTCCCCCTCCCTCGGAGGCCGAGAATGA
- a CDS encoding glycine betaine ABC transporter substrate-binding protein, translating to MRNRTALTRLVTGSAVVALALTGCSVTTEDSNADVAVGEGSIKEDATLKGQTIVVGSKDFTENIVFGHITMQALTAAGAEVEDKTNIKGSVNVRKALLSGDVDVYWDYTGTAWITYLDHTDPIQDSAEQYAAVVEEDKEKNNVVWGAYAPANNTYAIALREEKAAEWNLTNVSDLAEFAKNNPQEATFCLETEFVGRNDGWPGMTAAYGMDIPAENVKVVDTGVVYTETKKGEACNFGEVFTTDGRISHLDLRVLEDDQSFFPIYNPAPTLNGETAESYSSILTILEPVVAKLDDETLRGLNEKVDVQGEPVAQVVSEWMKAEGFIG from the coding sequence ATGCGAAATCGAACTGCACTCACCCGCCTGGTGACCGGCTCCGCAGTGGTCGCCCTCGCGCTCACCGGCTGCTCGGTGACCACGGAGGACTCCAACGCCGATGTCGCGGTCGGCGAAGGGTCGATCAAGGAGGACGCCACCCTCAAGGGACAGACCATCGTGGTCGGTTCCAAGGACTTCACCGAGAACATCGTCTTCGGCCACATCACGATGCAGGCGCTGACCGCCGCTGGCGCGGAGGTCGAGGACAAGACCAACATCAAGGGCTCCGTCAACGTCCGCAAGGCGCTGCTCAGCGGAGACGTCGACGTCTACTGGGACTACACCGGCACGGCGTGGATCACCTACCTCGACCACACCGACCCGATCCAGGACTCCGCCGAGCAGTACGCGGCCGTGGTCGAGGAGGACAAGGAGAAGAACAACGTCGTCTGGGGGGCGTACGCTCCCGCGAACAACACCTACGCCATCGCGCTGCGCGAGGAGAAGGCCGCGGAGTGGAACCTCACGAACGTCTCTGATCTGGCCGAGTTCGCCAAGAACAACCCGCAGGAGGCGACCTTCTGCCTGGAGACCGAGTTCGTCGGACGCAACGACGGCTGGCCCGGAATGACCGCGGCGTACGGGATGGACATCCCGGCGGAAAACGTCAAGGTCGTCGACACCGGCGTCGTCTACACCGAGACGAAGAAGGGCGAGGCCTGCAACTTCGGAGAGGTCTTCACCACCGACGGCCGGATCAGCCACCTGGACCTGCGGGTACTGGAGGATGACCAGAGCTTCTTCCCGATCTACAACCCGGCCCCCACGCTCAACGGTGAGACCGCCGAGTCCTACAGCAGTATCCTGACCATCCTCGAGCCGGTGGTGGCCAAACTCGACGACGAGACCCTCCGCGGGCTCAACGAGAAGGTGGATGTCCAGGGCGAGCCGGTGGCGCAGGTCGTCTCCGAGTGGATGAAGGCCGAGGGCTTCATCGGCTGA
- a CDS encoding quaternary amine ABC transporter ATP-binding protein: MSTDTAVQPRGQVNDRQTPVISVRNLWKVFGPNAERVPSSTELAGLSRRELRERARCTAAVREVSFDVAPGEVFVVMGLSGSGKSTLVRCLTRLIEPTAGEVVFEGEDILRADKKRLRELRRRKFSMVFQHFGLLPYRTVVDNVGYGLEIRGAGRAERIRRATEVIELVGLDGYEQAYPDQLSGGMQQRVGLARALAGDPDVLFFDEPFSALDPLIRRDMQNEVIRLHRQVGKTMVFITHDLSEALKLGDRILLMRDGNVVQAGTGDELVGAPADDYVRDFVQDVPRADVLTLRWIMRPSRDADQLDGPQLGPGVIVRDAVRTVLAADRPVRVVENGELLGVVGHEEVLNIVAGTQAGA, from the coding sequence ATGAGCACGGATACGGCGGTTCAGCCGCGCGGGCAGGTCAATGATCGCCAGACTCCGGTGATCTCGGTCCGGAACCTGTGGAAGGTGTTCGGCCCGAACGCGGAGCGGGTGCCGAGCTCGACCGAGCTCGCGGGGCTGTCCCGGCGGGAACTGCGGGAGCGGGCCCGGTGTACCGCCGCGGTACGGGAGGTGTCGTTCGACGTCGCGCCGGGAGAGGTCTTCGTCGTGATGGGGCTGTCCGGCTCCGGCAAGTCCACGCTGGTGCGCTGCCTGACCCGGCTGATCGAGCCCACCGCGGGGGAGGTGGTCTTCGAGGGCGAGGACATCCTGCGTGCCGACAAGAAGCGGCTGCGGGAGCTCCGTCGCCGTAAGTTCTCGATGGTCTTCCAGCACTTTGGTCTCCTGCCGTACCGAACGGTCGTCGACAACGTCGGGTATGGACTGGAGATCCGGGGTGCCGGCCGCGCCGAGCGGATCCGCCGGGCGACCGAGGTCATCGAGCTGGTGGGCCTCGACGGCTACGAGCAGGCGTACCCGGACCAGCTCTCCGGCGGGATGCAGCAGCGGGTCGGGCTGGCGCGGGCGCTGGCCGGTGACCCGGACGTGCTCTTCTTCGACGAGCCGTTCTCCGCGCTGGACCCGCTGATCCGCCGTGACATGCAGAACGAGGTCATCCGACTGCACCGTCAGGTTGGTAAGACGATGGTCTTCATCACGCACGACCTCTCCGAGGCGCTCAAACTCGGCGACCGGATCCTGCTCATGCGCGACGGCAACGTGGTGCAGGCCGGGACCGGGGACGAGTTGGTCGGGGCGCCGGCCGACGACTACGTGCGCGACTTCGTCCAGGACGTGCCCCGCGCCGACGTTCTCACCCTGCGGTGGATCATGCGTCCATCCCGGGACGCCGACCAGCTGGACGGTCCTCAGCTGGGGCCGGGTGTCATCGTGCGCGACGCGGTCCGCACGGTGCTCGCCGCCGACCGGCCGGTGCGGGTCGTCGAGAACGGGGAGCTGCTGGGCGTGGTCGGCCATGAGGAAGTCCTCAATATTGTCGCCGGCACGCAGGCGGGCGCCTAA
- a CDS encoding aldehyde dehydrogenase family protein — MKDLYIDGEWRQAVAGGHREIRCPADGTSVATVAEGTRDDTIAAIRAARKAFDEGPLPWPRTPAGERGALLHRVADLLQRDKQEFARAESLDTGKRLVESEYDIDDVTACFRYYASIADTDGGRVVDTGRSDAISRVEYEPIGVCGLITPWNYPLLQTSWKVAPALAAGNTFVLKPSELTPSTAILLMRLLDEAGLPPGVANLVLGAGAEVGAPLAEHPDVDLVSFTGGLQTGRGLMAAAAATVKRVTLELGGKNPNVVFADADFDAAVDFALTAVFLHSGQVCSAGTRLVVEESLHDAFVDAVVDRARRIRLGGPFDTVAETGPLISAAHLSKVESYVAAGIAEGAVLRCGGRRPDEDRLANGFYYLPTVLDGCRGDMSVVREESFGPVLTVETFTDEDEAVRIANDTHYGLAGAVWTSDASRAQRVARRLRHGTVWINDYHPYVPKAEWGGFRQSGNGRELGPTGLNEYREMKHIWQNTDPRPQHWFRG, encoded by the coding sequence GTGAAGGACCTCTACATCGATGGAGAGTGGCGGCAGGCGGTAGCCGGCGGGCATCGGGAGATCCGCTGCCCGGCGGACGGCACCTCGGTGGCCACCGTGGCCGAAGGAACCCGGGACGACACGATCGCGGCGATCCGCGCGGCCCGGAAGGCCTTCGACGAGGGGCCGTTGCCCTGGCCGAGGACCCCGGCCGGCGAACGTGGTGCGCTGCTGCACCGCGTCGCTGACCTCCTCCAGCGCGACAAGCAGGAGTTCGCCCGCGCGGAGTCGCTCGACACCGGTAAACGGCTGGTGGAGAGCGAGTACGACATCGACGACGTGACCGCCTGCTTCCGGTACTACGCCAGCATCGCCGACACGGACGGCGGACGCGTCGTGGACACCGGGCGCAGCGACGCGATCAGTCGGGTCGAGTATGAGCCGATCGGTGTGTGCGGCCTCATCACGCCCTGGAACTACCCGTTGCTGCAGACCTCGTGGAAAGTGGCCCCGGCGCTCGCCGCTGGGAACACCTTCGTCCTCAAGCCCAGCGAGCTGACCCCCTCGACCGCGATTCTGCTGATGCGGCTGCTGGACGAGGCCGGGCTGCCGCCGGGCGTCGCCAACCTGGTCCTCGGCGCGGGTGCCGAGGTCGGAGCGCCGCTCGCCGAGCACCCGGACGTGGACCTGGTCTCGTTCACCGGGGGCCTGCAGACCGGGCGCGGCCTGATGGCGGCAGCGGCGGCGACGGTGAAGCGGGTGACGCTCGAGCTCGGCGGCAAGAACCCGAACGTCGTCTTCGCCGACGCCGACTTCGACGCCGCCGTGGACTTCGCGCTCACCGCGGTGTTCCTGCACTCGGGTCAGGTCTGCTCGGCCGGTACCCGGCTCGTGGTCGAGGAGTCCCTCCACGACGCCTTCGTGGACGCGGTCGTGGACCGCGCCCGTCGGATCCGCCTCGGCGGGCCCTTCGACACCGTCGCGGAGACGGGGCCGCTGATCTCCGCTGCACACTTGTCCAAGGTGGAGTCGTACGTCGCCGCCGGAATCGCCGAAGGCGCGGTGCTGCGCTGCGGCGGCCGTCGCCCCGACGAGGACCGCCTCGCCAACGGCTTCTACTACCTACCGACGGTGCTCGACGGCTGTCGTGGGGACATGTCCGTCGTCCGTGAGGAGTCCTTTGGCCCGGTCCTCACCGTCGAGACCTTCACCGACGAGGACGAGGCGGTCCGCATCGCCAACGACACCCACTACGGCCTCGCGGGCGCGGTCTGGACCAGCGACGCCAGCCGCGCCCAGCGCGTCGCGCGGCGGCTGCGGCACGGCACCGTCTGGATCAACGACTACCACCCGTACGTACCCAAGGCGGAGTGGGGCGGTTTCCGGCAGTCCGGCAACGGCCGCGAGCTGGGCCCGACCGGGCTCAACGAGTACCGAGAAATGAAGCACATCTGGCAGAACACCGATCCCCGTCCGCAGCACTGGTTCCGCGGCTAG
- the glf gene encoding UDP-galactopyranose mutase, producing the protein MNVDLVVVGAGLCGLTVAERCANRLGMRVLVVEARRHIGGNAYSELEPETGIEVHRYGAHLFHTSNESVWAYANRFTRFTDYVHRVYIRRGDEIFPLPINLATINQFTRSAMSPSEAAAWVRDRAAQYRDGDVGNLERKAISLIGRDLYEAFVRGYTAKQWEADPMDLPAAVITRLPVRYTYDNRYFSDTHEGLPVDGYTRWFERMIDSDRVEILLGNDFLDRQSAVNKHNTVGRVEVVYTGPLDRYFDRAVGGLTWRTLDFAWEIVPTGDYQGTAVINYADRSVPFLRTIEFRHFHPERDYPRDRSVIAREYSRLARPEDEPYYPVNSTMDRRILRRYRDLARQETGVHFGGRLGTYRYLDMHMAIASALRVVDRLAARRTV; encoded by the coding sequence ATGAATGTGGACCTGGTGGTCGTCGGTGCCGGGTTGTGTGGCCTGACCGTGGCCGAACGGTGCGCCAACCGCCTGGGGATGCGGGTGCTGGTGGTCGAGGCGCGGCGTCACATCGGGGGCAACGCCTACAGCGAACTGGAACCCGAGACCGGAATCGAGGTGCACCGCTACGGCGCTCACCTGTTCCATACATCGAACGAATCCGTGTGGGCCTACGCCAACCGGTTCACCCGCTTCACTGACTATGTCCACCGTGTCTACATCCGGCGTGGCGACGAGATCTTTCCGCTGCCCATCAACCTGGCCACGATCAACCAGTTCACCCGCTCGGCCATGTCCCCGAGCGAGGCGGCGGCCTGGGTGCGAGACCGCGCTGCGCAGTATCGCGACGGTGACGTCGGCAACCTGGAGCGGAAGGCGATCTCGTTGATCGGGCGGGACCTCTACGAGGCGTTTGTCCGTGGATACACGGCCAAACAGTGGGAAGCGGACCCGATGGACCTTCCTGCGGCGGTCATCACCCGACTTCCCGTGCGATACACCTATGACAACCGGTACTTCAGCGACACCCACGAGGGACTGCCCGTCGACGGGTACACCCGCTGGTTCGAGCGGATGATCGACAGCGACCGGGTCGAGATCCTGCTGGGCAACGACTTCCTTGACCGCCAATCAGCGGTCAACAAGCACAACACTGTCGGCCGCGTCGAGGTGGTTTACACCGGTCCGCTCGACCGCTACTTCGACCGCGCGGTGGGCGGGCTGACCTGGCGGACCCTGGACTTCGCGTGGGAAATCGTTCCCACCGGCGACTACCAGGGCACAGCCGTGATCAACTACGCCGACCGTAGCGTCCCCTTTCTGCGGACCATCGAATTCCGGCACTTCCATCCGGAGCGCGACTACCCCCGCGACCGCAGTGTCATCGCCCGGGAGTACTCCCGTCTCGCCCGCCCCGAGGACGAGCCGTACTATCCGGTCAACTCCACGATGGACCGGCGCATCCTGCGTAGGTACCGGGACCTGGCGCGACAGGAGACTGGAGTGCACTTCGGCGGCCGGCTCGGGACGTATCGGTATCTCGACATGCACATGGCGATCGCCTCAGCGCTTAGAGTGGTCGACCGGTTGGCCGCCCGACGGACGGTGTGA
- a CDS encoding ABC transporter ATP-binding protein produces MNRDVMIDLQQVSKFYRGQKAPVVENMSMTIQQGEIIVLVGPSGCGKTTTMKMINRLIEPSSGRILIDGTDVTALDGNDLRRQIGYVIQQVGLFPHMSVATNVGLVPKMLGWDRKRIEARADELLHLVGLDPAIYRNRLPRQLSGGQQQRVGVARALAADPPVMLMDEPFGATDPMTRDRLQNEFLRLQEQLRKTIVFVTHDFDEAIKMGTRIAVLGERSKIRQFDTPENLLASPADSTVAQFIGRGARLKQLDLRRVDAIRWEDVPLIRLDKSNGAKRQLDQAEGSAALTVDADNRPLHWVSSHDLTSRPGVLDDAGQAVTTVEPEATLRDALDAMLASRDGAAVVVDEQGRYAGTVTLDGLMQVIHHTPEDEPGSGVPDQRSGVATAAELTPEQR; encoded by the coding sequence ATGAACCGCGACGTAATGATCGATCTGCAGCAGGTCAGCAAGTTCTACCGGGGACAGAAAGCCCCGGTCGTCGAGAACATGTCGATGACGATCCAGCAGGGCGAGATCATCGTCTTGGTCGGCCCCTCCGGCTGCGGCAAGACCACGACCATGAAAATGATCAACCGGTTGATCGAGCCCAGCAGCGGGCGGATCCTCATCGACGGCACCGACGTAACCGCGCTGGACGGCAACGACCTGCGCCGGCAGATCGGCTACGTCATTCAGCAGGTCGGGCTCTTCCCCCACATGAGCGTCGCCACCAATGTCGGGCTGGTGCCGAAGATGCTCGGCTGGGACCGCAAGCGGATCGAGGCACGGGCCGACGAACTCCTCCACCTCGTCGGCCTCGATCCGGCCATCTACCGCAACCGGCTGCCCCGCCAACTCTCCGGCGGGCAGCAGCAGCGCGTCGGGGTGGCCCGGGCGCTCGCCGCGGATCCGCCGGTGATGCTGATGGACGAGCCCTTCGGTGCCACCGACCCGATGACCCGGGACCGGTTGCAGAACGAGTTCCTCCGCCTGCAGGAACAGTTGCGCAAGACCATCGTCTTCGTCACGCACGACTTCGACGAGGCGATCAAGATGGGGACCCGAATCGCCGTCCTCGGGGAGAGGTCCAAGATTCGGCAGTTCGACACCCCGGAAAACCTGCTGGCGAGTCCCGCCGACAGCACCGTGGCCCAGTTCATCGGCCGCGGTGCCCGGCTCAAGCAGCTCGACCTGCGCCGGGTCGACGCAATCCGTTGGGAGGACGTCCCGCTGATCCGGCTGGACAAGTCCAACGGCGCAAAGCGCCAGCTTGACCAGGCCGAAGGCTCCGCGGCACTGACCGTCGACGCCGACAATCGGCCGCTGCACTGGGTCAGTTCCCACGATCTGACCTCTCGCCCGGGCGTCCTTGACGACGCCGGCCAGGCGGTGACGACAGTCGAGCCGGAGGCGACGCTTCGCGACGCCCTGGACGCGATGCTCGCCTCCCGCGACGGCGCAGCGGTCGTGGTCGACGAGCAGGGTCGCTACGCCGGCACGGTAACGCTGGACGGCTTGATGCAGGTGATCCACCACACGCCAGAGGACGAGCCGGGTTCCGGGGTTCCCGACCAGCGTTCGGGCGTGGCAACCGCCGCCGAGCTAACCCCTGAGCAGCGATGA
- a CDS encoding ABC transporter permease, whose translation MSGATKIQAEETVLAPPSRWRGLLRRHRTMPMILAVVLLGTYLWVSATDLDDIERRALDVDNLLRAAGEHVTLTALTTLLVVAIAGGGGILLTRPSMRWLTPFATGLANIGQATPAIGLLVLLSIFLGIGFSTALICLVAYSVLPVLQNTIVGINQVDRHLIEAGRGIGMSPLTVLLRIELPLAVPVILAGVRTAIVLAVGVATLATFINAGGLGSLIVTGIKLQRETILVTGAVLTATLALTLDWLGGVLSDLLRPRGLD comes from the coding sequence ATGAGCGGCGCCACAAAGATCCAGGCCGAAGAGACCGTACTAGCTCCGCCGTCACGCTGGCGCGGGCTACTACGGCGACACCGCACGATGCCGATGATCCTCGCGGTGGTGCTGCTCGGCACCTACCTCTGGGTCAGCGCCACGGATCTGGACGACATCGAACGGCGCGCCCTGGACGTGGACAACCTGCTGCGGGCGGCCGGAGAGCATGTGACGCTCACCGCGCTGACCACCCTGCTCGTCGTGGCGATCGCCGGCGGTGGCGGCATCCTGCTCACCCGTCCCTCCATGCGGTGGCTGACTCCGTTCGCCACCGGCCTGGCCAACATCGGGCAGGCGACTCCCGCGATCGGGCTGCTCGTCCTGTTGAGCATCTTTCTCGGCATCGGCTTCTCGACCGCGTTGATCTGCCTGGTCGCCTACTCCGTCCTTCCCGTACTCCAGAACACCATCGTCGGGATCAACCAGGTGGACCGCCACCTGATCGAGGCAGGACGGGGTATCGGTATGTCACCCCTGACCGTCCTGCTCCGAATCGAACTGCCGTTGGCTGTTCCCGTGATCCTCGCCGGCGTGCGGACCGCAATCGTCCTCGCCGTCGGCGTGGCCACCCTCGCCACGTTCATCAACGCCGGCGGACTGGGCTCGCTGATCGTGACCGGGATCAAGCTTCAACGCGAAACGATCCTCGTCACCGGCGCCGTCCTGACCGCGACCCTCGCGTTGACCCTGGACTGGCTGGGCGGAGTCCTCTCCGACCTGCTACGGCCCCGCGGGCTTGACTGA